The genomic window TGGGCTTCCAACGCCTGGACCAAAGTCGGCTCCCTCAAATAAGCTCTTGAGCAGCATCCAGGAACTCAGCATTACGTCCTTCGATGGATCAACCGTCGCGGTGAGCGAGATACCCGACTTGTCGGCAGAACGGGACAGAACAGTTGCGAGCGCGCGCGTGCGGCCCACCAAGCCCCACTCTTGGCCCGTCTTGTCGGCCGTGAAAAGGGCAGAACGCATCTCTCCCGCGACGACTCCGAGTGAAGACGGCTGGACGAGCTCTTGGGGCTCGTGGGAGTGGAAGTTGAGGACTTGCAAGAGGCCAGGGTAGGTGGCTGGGACATGGAAGTATTTGCGCACATCGACGGCTCGGGTCAGCTTGACTTTTTCGGACGGATCTGCGAGACGTGGCAGCCGTGCACGCGTGATGGATTGCCAGATGAAGGCCGTGATGGCGTCGTCTGTCGACAAGAATGGCACCGTCGAGTCCTTGGGCAGCGTGCTTGTTGCGTTATCCTTGAGCTCGGCCAGTGAACTGGGGCTGAAGGTGAAATAGGCCCATCTGCCACTCGGCGGAGGGGGAGGGGCTGTATTTGTAACGCCCTCTGCTGTCACCGCTtcacttttttctttggaTATCTGGCTGCTGCTTACTTCGGGACCTGGCGTGTAGTCATCGTCCAACAGTGGTACTAGGTTGTCGCGTGCCATGTTACCGATTCGTATCTCCTCGCTAGAAAAGGTGTCACCACGACAAGCTTTGGCAATCATGGCAATCACCTGTCCCTGCCCTGAAGCGTCCATTGTGGCATGCGAAGCTGCAAAGGTGAGCAACAAACCGCCTTTGACAAATACAGCGTGCACAGACAGTACCTCCCGGGGACCGTCGTCAGTCGCAAAGGTTTTACGCCGGGATACCACACTTTGGTCGAGCATTTCCATGGGAAATCCTGCACTTTTCAATGCCTCGAAGCTTGGTGATGAGTTGTCGTCGCGCAAGTCATTGGTAGTGAAGATAGGAGCCCCTGTCAAGCGACAGATGCTAAACGTTCCGCTATTGCCTGCACTGGCGCCGTGGTTGACGACCTGGCCTGCTATCCATGGGAATGCATCTGCTGTGTGTTTGATGCCTGTTTGGAGTCGATCAATGACGTGCTGAATGTCGGTCCCGTCGCTCAATGGAAAACCGAGCGTTATTTGGGTGTATAGATGCTGGAAGAATGGCTGTTGTCCCAGTATGTCCAGCTTTATATTCGCATCGGTGTGTAGACCGTCCAttgtgggtaggtaggtaatttgGGTTTTTAATTGGGCGTAGAAGTTAATTGTGAGATACCTTGGTCTGTCTAATTTCAAAATTAAAAATCATGCCCCCAAGCCTATGATGCTCTTGTTTCTATATTGAAATTGCTGTATCCTCCATGACCCCGATCGTCGGTGTGTTCGCGCCTACCATTCAAGATCCAAAATGATTCATTCTTAGCAACGCTCGCTTGGCAAAGATTCCTGCGCGAATGCGGATTGCAGTGCGCTGCACGTGATTGCTCGTGCCGTTATCAATCAGAACATGGCCAAGACTGAATGTAAGCATGCAGCGGGGCGAGAAAGCTTGGTGCGAACTCAAGGACGGGCTTAAGCAGTAAAAATACGAGAAATGCATTTTCTCTTCTACATGTCTGGTTCAGCGCGGAGATTTTCGGACTCTTTTTCGTCAACCTAATAGGCGAAACTGAAGGCTTAACTGGAGACGGAAAGCCTAACGTCGGTGTAAGCAGGTCTTGCTAATGCGACTACTGCCACGGCcagtgcagggtgggtaaggtaggcacCAGGTACAGTGGGACCTCGACGCGCTCTGCCTGTCAAAGAATTAGCGTGGTCGCGTCCACTGGGATATTTGCTATCATTCCtagttaggtaggtaccttaggtaaatGGAAGACTTTGGAATGATTTGCATTAAGGTTGCGTCTTTAGCAAAAGTCCTTGGGCTACTTCGAACAAGGCTAATAAAATCGCAAGGTACGGAGTATAATCTCCCTAGGTCTAGTAATACTCTAGGCGCTTGTATGAAAGCTGGCAAGATCTTCTGGCCAAAAAGGTGCTAGAGATCGTAAAAACTACCGGTACGCAGACACCTGCGAATTAGGTGGCCTAGTAAGTCTCGCTATATATTCCAGCAAAAGAATTATGGGTCGTCGAATATAGATAGTCTTAGTCGAAAGCCAAATCATTCACCATCGAAGAGTGTTCTGCATCTTCCCCGCCGGCCTGTTGACCGTTGAAGCCACCTTCATTTGACCAGCCTCGTTCCTCAGCAACCGCCCCACCTAGACGAGTTTGACTGGATCCCTCAGAGCACTGACCTTTTACCACGGATCCACCGAGATTTGCCGTCGAATCAAGTCAATTCGCTGCCAACCTTCGCCTGCGCCCGCCTTTTTTTCCATCATCGTCATCTTGGTGTATTGATTGTGCGACAGACTTTCGGTCTTTGCGATCGCTGCCAAGGGAAATTTGTCGACTGCCCGACTTCGTGTGCATACCTTTATTTGCCTGCACATCAAAAGTCGGGGCGACCTTTCACCAGTCCATCAAGTCGTCGGCTTACCCCCTTTAGTCCGTGCCGATCAGACCGTGTCTCAGCCAATTCACGCTCGCCCGCCTCCCGATTTTACTGTTGTGATCCAAGCTccagaaagcttcgaagcttaACCATCACGTCCAACACGCGGCGTGTCAATCGCTTCAAATTCGCCCATATAGAAAGACCAAACTGCACTATAGACAAACAGGTTTCAAATCCAGTCTCTCCATCCCTTTCAACCAGGACTTCCCTTCTTGTGGGTGGCTGCATCCATTCAGCTACCTACCGATCGGCCATGTCAACACCCGGTGCGGACCTGGTCAGCCAGGTCTCCAATGGCCCTGTCGATGAGCCATCTGGGCCGACCACACCCGCTGCCTTGTTAGAATCGCAAGAGACACTCCCTTCCACCGAAGCGCCTGCATCCCCGAATGAAACCGCAGGGTCGTTGAAGTCAGACCGCGTCGATGAGCGCCCTCAATCAGCCGTCATTCCATCCTCCTTGACGCCGCCTCCATCTTCTCAACTCCCCACCGTCAACGGCGGCGCAACACATGCAGATTTGCCAAACCCAACCAGGGCCAGCATTCTTTCACCACCTGACACCAGCCTTCCAAGCTCTCGGAGACCGCAAAATGTCGCGCCGCCGTTTGCACCCCCGGCGCCGGACGAGGTGATTGGGGCGTCGCCAGACCAGCTGCGACTGATGGTGGAGCGACTGATCGTAGAAAACAGGCGAGTCAATGCCGAAGTTGCATCCCTCAAGATGCAGGTACACATGTCCGACTTTCACCGTGCGGAGGCTGCCAAACGACACAAGGTTGAGCAGGAGATGCTTTGCCGTGAAGTTGAGGCACTTCGATCGGCCGAGCACGCGAGGCAGGCTCGCCGAGAGCTGAGCTCGGTCTCTAATTCATTCCAAGCCAAGCACTACCAGCTCAAGGTGGCTCACGACGAACTCATTGACGAACATGCGGTTGTCAGGAAGAGGCTCAAGGCCGCCAAGAAGCTCATCCAggccaaagaagaagagatTGAGAATTTGAAAGACGACAAGGAGGAGCTTGTGATACGCCTGAGGGAGAACAGAGACCACCTGAATGCTTTTCGTAGCCCAGGTGGTATCTTTCACGGGGGCGTGACGCCCAAGGCTCAGGGCGCGACTTCCCCAACACAACCGCGCAACACACCCCGGCAAACCTCCAAGCCACCACGACGTGAACCTCGGGTCGCCCAAAACCACAATGAAGCCCCGTTTACAATGCTGCTCGAGGTCCTGAATGCGGAGAACAACAGTGCCCCGTCGACCCGGACCACGGCCACCCGACCGATGCCCAAAATCTCGTCTAAACATACCAGGAACGTACAGTCAATGTCATCGCTCCCCATAACTCCCGCGACACGACCCCGTGCGGACTATGGTGGTCTCCTTCCCTCTGCCGACCTAGTACCGCAGTCTGAGCCACCACACAGATATGGAGGACACCGCATGCAGCTCGTACCGTCCACGCCAGTTAGAGACAGCGGGCGCAAGAGCAGAGAGAGCACAATCTCGGTTGACGATAACGCAGAGCTAGCGCGTCAGGCCTTGGCCTCGGTTGCCGCGCAGGCCCAGTCTTTCGCTGCGTCGCATCATGCCGCCGCTGGTACCGACAGCGGTAGCTTTCACGGAACTGGAGATCCGCACCCGTCGACCCAGGGAGAACAGGACGAAGAGGAGGTGTATGAGAGCCAGGCCAGCCAGGCAGCGTCCGAGATGCTCCGACGCGATCCGCGCGAGAGCTTCGAAGTCATCGCCTCCCGCGACGGGACACCGAATCCCCCTTCGGCCCCGGCTGAGAAGAGCGCTACGCTGCAGCAGACGCTATTTGCGGGGATAGGCAGGAGTGGAGTCGCCATGGCTACCGAGAAGAGGAAGTTTAGCGGCGGCGCCAACGATGTGCACAGACAAGAGATGACCAGCCCACATAAGAGGGCGAGAATTGATGGGAACTTGAGGGAGGGGGGTGTAGGTCTTGGCATCTACGGCCAGGATTCCTGAACATGACTTGTGGATGTTGACTTTTGTGGAAAGGTTTCCAAGAGCATTTTTGGGGCGTTCCTCCTGGCACCAGGTTTGCTTGTTGGCTGAGTCTACGGATTAAGAGACTTGAGCTGACAAAAGTGTTGCAAATTGGATAATGACTATATGAGGCACTGGGACTGGCACCTTTGGTGGCATGATCCCTTGTAGAATGTTATGGCCTATCTAGGTAGAGATTATGATTTCACGAACGACTCTGTTGTCCATTTGGAACTAAACTTTGTTCCATAGGCTGACTGGCCGTGTTCCAATTCGGGACTAtctggcttttgtttgctatACCCTACAGATTGTAAAGCTAGATACTTCTCTTGCGGGATTTTATCTTTGGTTTGAGTAGTGATAGTCAGGCTCAGTCAACTGCTGCTTGGCCGCATCATCGGCTCAAGTGCCGATGGTTCTCAGATAGAAATGTCGAGATAAGAAAACCAAGGTACAAAATGGAAATCCATTCCCAATAGCCGCAAAACAGCATCGAATTGTATCTGATCCAAAATGGAAAAGCAGGTACATAGCCGAGCTGTAGTGCAACCCACCCTTCCCCCACTCCCCTTTGGCGGGCAAGGCGGGGTGTCCGCGCTGACGACAGCCAAGTCCCATATTGGAGGGTGAGAGCGGCTCGGCTAGTGGATTTGTTCAGTtggcattttaatttttgacGACGTATGAGCGGGAACGCATCAGACGAAGGGTCGCCTCGAAAGGCAAATACACAAGTAAGCTGGGTTTTACTACAAATCACCGATCAATTGTGCAAGTGGGAGAAAATTTCATCTGTGTAATGCTCAATTCGAGCTCAGATTTGCGTCTCTATTTCTAGAAATTCATAATCTGCCGTCCTGTTCCGCCTGTGATATCTCTGCAACCGATTCCTTCCGTACCGTGTCCCTTTAGAAATGCGTAGCTCATGTCATTACAAAGTTGTGAAAAACACTTCCCCCAATGTTGCCCCGCTCAAGATTCCCTAGCTTAGCCGTGTGTTGTTCATCTTGATTGATCTTGCGAGTGTTGCAGAGTCAAGACCATGGTGGGCCAGGTTCAAAGTCGTAGGAATGAGGTGAAGCTTGTGTGGTCGAAGGAATAAAAGACCGATGACGAGGACAAAGGTGCCATGTCATGGTGTCCTGTAGCGGTTGTGATTGATTTATTTGCCGCATGCGGTGCAAGTGCCTGGAGAAGAAATGTCAGTCTTGTGCGTCGGATCAAACCGAGGAGTGGAGAGGTGGTTGAAACATACACTTGTCACCGCAGTTGCAGGACGAAGCACCGGAGCATCCGCAGTTGCCAGCCATTGTGATTGTTGGTGGGTTTGTTGAAGAAAAAGAGTAAAAAGTTGTTTGCAGAGTGTGTAGattggtttgtttgtttggatGATTGTGGATGGAGATGAGAGAGAAGAAGAGACGCAAAAGGGGAAAGAAAGGATCCTTATATAGACTTTTCTTCCATTATCAAAGACCCTTTTCCGGAAGAACCCATCAAAGTAGGTACTTCCCCGCTGATAGAGGCAGGAACGATCTCCTGGGCACCCGGCGCACGGCAAGTGGCGAAAGCGTCATTTGTGCGCGATGCGGCTTTTGTGCGTGAAAAccccaaacaaaacaaaaaaagattgcAAAGGCAGGCATGACGCCGTCTTACCGACCGGACCCCTTCCCATCGGCTGCCCGTAATCAGAATGTGGGGCCGTTTTGGGGGTCGTAATTGGCTGCGCCATTTGTGCCCCTCGCGGGGTTTTCGCGTGCATCGATCTAATCCCCTTGGGGCCTTGGCGTTTTGCGAGATTTGTGCGTGAATCTCATCCAGTTGTTTACTCGGCGTTTCTCCATTTTTTTTGCGTTCCGACAGCAAAGAAACAACtggtccccccccccccccttatGGAATGCATGACATTGCTCCCGTGTCAACTTACTACGTGGAAAGTGCGTACGTTTGGTACCAATGGCTGCGATTCTCCTGCGGCCCAGATCAATCGGGAAGGTTCCAGGGCATGCTGTCCTTGGCTTGCGTGCGGGTGGCCACGGCGACCAACTGTTAATCGTCCACGCCATACAAAGGTACACGCAAGCTGGGCAACCAGGCATCTTCCTCGCCTGGTAAGTTCTGGCGAGTCAAACCCACATGAGAGAAGGGCTCGGGCCTACTCGAATTGACAACACATGCCCTGTCCCGTTCAGCAGCTGCTGCACGATAGTATGGGTTTAGCATGGAATGCTGACTTGGAAACTTGGTGCTTTGTGCCCATGTGAGATATTTTCAAACATAATAGTACTTCTAGAAATACTTTGGTATAGATTACATAAAGACCATACATTCTACGCTACTGATCCCTTGCTGAGTTTACCTCACCAACCCTCCAGGGCTCGGTATGTCCACAAGGTCCAGCAGATCCCCCACTCTACTCTACGTTGTGATCAATTCTGTGCTCGTTTGGTTTGGTACATGTCAGTCAAAAGTTCTGGAGCGGAGAAGACCTGGTTCTAGATTTTTTGACCTGCCCCGATTTCACCAACAACAGGGAGTGCACCGGCTTGGCTGATATGACCAGATTGCCATTTCCGAGGCCGACTCGCGAGTTCGGTATTCTCcacagctttttttttcactcgtTTCGTTTTCGGAGACCTTTCCTATCAGGAATCACGTGATTGCAGAAAGATAACGGGGGGTTTTGTCTTTCGTCGACTTCGTTTTCGCAACTTGAGATTGTCGACTGTGAGTGACAAACCACATTTCTGTTTGCGCTTAAGAGATCAAAACATGTTTGCATGGTGATTGTCCCTGTTTTTGAAGACAGTTTGGACCGCGTATATCATTGACAAAGGATCAGACGCCTGTGCATGCTGATTGACGGCGGATTATATACAATCACTTCAGTTCCCTCTGGACAACAGAAACTTGCATGAGGAAACCAAGCCATTTTCTTGCTTGCCGGTCCTCAGTCTGAGTCTATTTGTGGCGAGGGCATCCcgaaaaaataatattcagcAGGTAACTGTCCACCGGCAGCAGGATCCACCACCGTACAATCCCTGCCAGTGAAAACTAGATACGATTGGTTTCCGAGCTTGAATCTGGTGGAATCGCCGGCTGGAACTAGGCGACTCTGGCCTCGAACCATCTGATCAGTTGCTCTAAATCTCAGTACCACCACGCAGTTGATGGGAGCTGGTGTTTGTAGGTCGACCGATCGCTCGGAAACATATGGGTGTGCGGCGCCACCAGAAAAGAGAGttgcggcggcgccggctgCGAGAATAGCTGAGAGTTGCATGATGAAAATCTTGTTGCGGAAGGATAGGGGAGAGGATAAGGGAATAGAGTAACAGATGAAATATAGACTTGGAATGTCGGAATAGTGAAACAGTACACATGCTTTCCCAGACTTCAGGCAGAGACTGGAGATATTGGGGACCTTTTATACTATTACTATTATGAATATAATAGCAGTAGGAATAATATTAACCAAGTGTGGAGCTTGTGATAAAAAGAATAGATATATATTTAGTATAGAATGAATTCGCTAATCTCCTGGTCTTAATGCACCCGTAAAAGTTAAAATAGTCCCGGGACTGATAACCTAGGGGGATTAATCGTGCAGAATTTTTTCAATTAGGAGAACTCATAGTAACTAATAGTTAAAACGGAAGAAAGATtagtactttttttttgaaaaagaaaaaataataataggAAAACAGCAGGAGTTTTAATACactatttttataatattacATAGCTGCAGGGACTAGAAGATATCTTATCAGCGTTTTTATGTCAATTATATAAGAATGGGTGTGGTTATTTCAGCGGGATCGTTTAATGTACGGCCCTACAGCGCACATAGTTACCGATGTATAATTCCATATGAAAATCAATTGTATATTAATCATTTTCAACCATTTGCACCGTCCCCCACCACTTTTACAATGTGCAATGCGATTGAAAAAAACCTAATCGCATACGCGCGCATTTATTTTGCGTTAAATATAGTAAAAATGGTGCGAATGCTAAAAGACTATGGTAATTTACTGGCCACTTGACTTTGGGTTTGTAGTTTGTGGAGGTtacacctaggtaggtacctaggcaggtacctaTGTACCGTAAATTATTTGCATTGTAAATGTATCCATATGTCCGTGGGGCTGAAAAAACCATACCCATACGAATTTGTATCCTGTAAAATGAATATAAACACTTTACTTTTTATAAGCTTTTATATTTTGACTAGGgtctaaaaagaaaaagcaaaggaCGAAAAGCCATTAAAGGTTTATTTCGAGAGGGGATCCTGCCAGCGATGATTTTATATCCCTTTCGTGCTTGGAGATGGACGGCTTTGCTCATGTCGCGAATTCTGTTGGTCGGTTCAGGCCCTCGCTGTTCAAATTTGACAGGTAGAAGTGCAGGGGTTGGTGAAACAGCACCAAGCCTAAAATCGAACGACTCGCAAACAGGAAGGAAATTTAACCCTTTTCCGCGGCCAGTTCCTAACCCAAAGCCGTAATATTTTCCTCTCGAACCATATCACTgggaatttctttttgggATCGACCTACTGTTCTGCACCGGCAACCCCTCCCCTAGGATCGATCAACTGCTTGTCATTACTCGTGCCAAGATGGCATCGCACTCCACCGACACGGATCCCTCGGCCACTCCGGGAAGCAATGCTCGTGGCCAGGTAGATGATGGAAGCCAATCAGGGCCCGAGGCTGCAGGCACTGCGACGGGCCCGGCCACTGGTCCAGTCGGGTCCGCGCCGGGGAAGAACAAGTCAGGGAGGAGACCCCGGCGGAAAAAGAAGCCACATGTGCCGGGTTCCCAGTCTGAGCAGGGGCAGGGGAGGCAGAAGCACCAGGACCGGCCAGGCCGTACTTCATCGCCACCACAGCagcatcaacaacaacagcaacaccaGCGAGAGAAACGGCAACAGTCATCCGCGCCAAAAGAACGACAGCCAAACGCCTCGGCTGCCCACGCGCAGCCCGAAGCGGCACCAAAACCAGGACCACCTAGGGCGGCAAGCGAGATCAACAAGTCCCTCTCCGTGGCC from Pyricularia oryzae 70-15 chromosome 4, whole genome shotgun sequence includes these protein-coding regions:
- a CDS encoding trichothecene 3-O-acetyltransferase — encoded protein: MDGLHTDANIKLDILGQQPFFQHLYTQITLGFPLSDGTDIQHVIDRLQTGIKHTADAFPWIAGQVVNHGASAGNSGTFSICRLTGAPIFTTNDLRDDNSSPSFEALKSAGFPMEMLDQSVVSRRKTFATDDGPREVLSVHAVFVKGGLLLTFAASHATMDASGQGQVIAMIAKACRGDTFSSEEIRIGNMARDNLVPLLDDDYTPGPEVSSSQISKEKSEAVTAEGVTNTAPPPPPSGRWAYFTFSPSSLAELKDNATSTLPKDSTVPFLSTDDAITAFIWQSITRARLPRLADPSEKVKLTRAVDVRKYFHVPATYPGLLQVLNFHSHEPQELVQPSSLGVVAGEMRSALFTADKTGQEWGLVGRTRALATVLSRSADKSGISLTATVDPSKDVMLSSWMLLKSLFEGADFGPGVGSPITIRRPGFDFVEGLIYLLPEAPEGGIALAISLRDEDFERLRKDQGFMKHATYLG